The nucleotide sequence TATTATTAAATTCTCTCCTTTCTTTATTTCAAAGGCAGACACATCCCATTCAATTGAATCTGCATATGATGTTTTCGAAATAGGTCGGTAGAACAATGAATTTATTTTTTTGATAATTGTAAGGAACAGGTTATAATCTTCTTCGATCGTATAATTCCCCCCAAAGGTCAATGACGATCCTCCTTTTAATTTTAAGAGAATCGTCCCTAAAGCTGTTACTGTTGTTACAGAAACAGAAAGCAACAGATCTAAGTCTGAATATTATATTTTCAGGCAATATAGCCGAAGGATATCAGGTACACAATAATTCCCATAATCAATGTAACCATCCATAAGCCAGTTGCAATATCCATATGAACTTTCTTTTTGAATCTCCATCTGTTGGTCACGAAAAGTATTATGAAAATCAGAACAATTGACCCCAGAAGCCTGTGCAGTAGAAGCACGATTCCATAGGATGCCAGTTGAAAACCCTGACTGATCGAATAGAACATGAACAAAATAGTAGGGATAATTGTGAAAACAGCAAGTGATGCTCCTCTTGCATGTTGGTCTATACCCTCTGTCTTCAGCTTGATCGCATACACAAGCATTAGAAATGCTATTACCTGTAAGAAAAGTGAAAGGTTCGATAAAGTTCTAATTACATCCAGTTCCACTAAATTCCCCCATTTAGTTATACAAATAAATTGAAGTGTATACTATTTAGTTTTATTGAGAAGTTGTCATTCTGATGCCTCATTTTGTTTTTCATCTTCGTCTCCATCTCCATCTCCATTTCCATTTCCATCTTCTTAGTCTAATTTGACAAGACATAAATACAATTAATTCTTTTCTTGCACTTTATTTCCCACTTTGGAAAGTATATGGATAATTTATCCTTTAATTTAAAAGGTGCATCAGAAATATGAGCCAGCAGAGTGAAAGTCTCTTCACAAGCGCCCTCAAGACAACACTACCGGTCTTCCTGGGATATATTCCATTAGGTATGGCCTTTGGTTTCCTCCTCGAAGGAGCCGGTTACCACTGGATATATGCACCCCTAATGAGCATTTTCATCTATGCCGGAGCAGGCCAGTTCATTGCAGTTGCACTATTGGCAGCAGGTGCAGGACTCACAGAATTTGCTATCACAACACTGCTGATAAATCTCCGGCATTCTTTCTACGGTCTGTCTCTGCTGGAAAAGTTCTCCGGCGTTGGAAAGGTCAAAGCTTATCTTATCTTCGCTCTTACCGATGAGACCTATGCTCTTCTCACAACCACCAAAGCCCCGGATGAGGAGTCAAAGGGAATATTCTACTTCTACATAACTGTGCTTGACCACTCATACTGGATAATGGGCTCGGTTCTGGGAGCTGTACTTGGCTCAGTACTCGATCTCCGCCTGGAAGGAATGACCTTTGTTCTTACTGCACTGTTCGTAGTGCTGACCATTGAACAGTACCACGCGTCAAGGTCCCGTTTCCCGTTCATGGCAGCCATGGGTGCAGGCGTCATTTCACTTATGCTCTTCAGCCCTGACAATATGTTATTGTTCTCGATACTCATCGGCACCCTCATCCTGATGGCACATGAAAAGTTCGTTCAGGACGACCGTGATATTAGAAAGATCCCGGATAAGGATAAGGATAAGGATATGGAGGAGAATCCATGATGGAAGAGCCGGCGCATTTACTTGTTGTCACAGCCGTAGTAGCAGTGGCCACCTTCGCAACAAGAGTTCTTCCTTTCATATTCTTTAATACGAGAGCTCCACCCGGGATACTCTCTACTATTGAGAAGAACCTCCCTCCGATGATCCTCTTACTGCTTGTGATCTACTGCCTGAAGGACGTACAGTGGCTTTATGCTCCATACGGAGTCCCGGAGATATTCACCATAGCAGCGGTCATGGGCCTGCATCTGTGGAAACGCAATGCAATGCTCAGTATTTTTGCAGGAACAGGGCTGTATATGTTGCTGGTTCAGCTGGATGTTTTTTCAGTTATATTTTGATAATGATAGAATTGATGTGAAAACAGAATGGAGCCCAAGCTCCTGAAAGTTTTTACCATGGATCCCTGAAGGCTCAGCAGCAAGACAAGGTCAGTTTAACGAGAAGTGTGGGAGTTGCCAATCTGAGACTACCACCTTTTAGCAGAATCTCATCCCCACGTAATTTCCCCAAACTCGCTTCTTAACATAACAACTCCCACACCCATATAATATATTGGTTTCTAGGTTAAAGCTAGTTTCGGTGGGGGGTGTTGGATAAGTCCATAAACTCTATTTTTTTCTTGAAATTTAAAAGCAAAATAATAGCACGTAGTTGCACAGTACGACTTTTGGTGGGAGACAAAAGGATTTTTGGTGGCTGGTTACTGATGATTGTGATATCCACATAAAATGGTTGTTTAGATCGGGTGAAATATAATTAAAAACCACTTTCATTCAAACAAATAGTCCAGATAAAGCTTCCTGACACATTTGGAACCGTATGGACCAAGCAACCCGGACCTTAATTTGATGTAGTAGCTTTCTTTCATGTTCTTTCCACAGCATCTACAGTTGTTGATCTCTGTTGAGTGTATTATTTTGGGTTTGTAAAATTCCAGGTCGTGTGACTCATAAGTGAAGTGGCACATGCCATCTTTATCAGTTATGATGCCTTCTTTTCTGGCAGCTGACATTATCTGATCGATGATCTCAAAACGTTTGGTCACAGTTTTACGCAGCAGCTCTCTGGTCTCAAGTGGAGATAATTCCGTTGCATCCATTGCTACGATATAGTCAAGTCCTTTTTGGATAGTCTTTGGATGTTTCATTTTATCCCTTTGTTGTCACGAGCTTTAGATCCACATGTACATTATTTGATGAGGCCTGGATTTCGAGACTTGCTCTGATTCCACCTTTTTTCTTCAGATGCTAATTCGGAGTTGTATGCCTGAATTATGTTTAAGATCAATGCATCTACCTGTTTCAATGTATAAAATATCTAAAATAATTCAGATGCATTTAATAAGACTGTGCGAAATATAAAATTATCTACTTGATTCTTCCGGATACGAAAAATACTAAAAAGAGATATTTTAACTTCCGATCTCATGCTTACAAACTATAGATCTTCACGCCAATATAACCCACATAAAGCAATATCAACACAAAAGCCTCATTCTTCTTCAACTGCATGTGTCTTCTGAAGAACAACAGGACCAGCAGTGAAACGAAGAACAGGGCCGGGATGTCAAACCTGACCAGATCTTCGCTTACGATAAAATTGCTTATCAGGCTGCCTACCCCAAGGGTGAACAGGATGTCGAATATGTTGCTTCCGATCAGGTTGAAAACGGACAGGTTAACAGCTTTTTTCCTGATACTGCTCCATGAGAGTGCCAGTTCCGGCAATGAGGTTCCCAGTCCGATAAGTACGATGCCGATGAAGGATTGTGATATTCCCCACATATCTGCCAGGTATAGTGCGTTGTTCAGAACTGCATAGGATGATATTATCAGGATAGTAAAACCGGCACTTATGGAAAGGATCGTCCGTGTAAAGTACAATGGTGGAGCACTCTTAAACTTTTGGCTGACCTCTTCTTCCCTGTATAACAAAAAGAAATAGATCGCATAAACCGCGAGGAAGATCAGGCCATCTGTCCGGCTGAGTGTGCCATCCAGACCGGTCAGGAACAGAAGGGCAACGGAGACGAGCATCATAACTCCATCCCTGGACAGTTCATGTTTTGTTAAGGTCAGAACCCCGAACATGCCGACAATGCCCATTGTTATGCCTATCTGGCCAAAGCAGGAGCCTATGGAATCACCAATGATAAGTCCGGATGTTTCAGTTCCCATTGAACGCTGGATAGAACCGGTCACGCTAATGACAAGTTCCGGCAGGTTGGTTCCCAGAGTTAATAGTGTAAGACCGATGAATGCATGTGAGATCTTGTAGTGTTCTGCGATGGTCAGGGCTGCTTTGATGACCAGTTCAGCACCTACCATCAGACCTGCCAGTCCGATCAATAAGATTACAAGTTCATACATTTTAGCGAGTTCTCCACGTTATACTCAAATGTGATTCCTTTCTGTCTTCAACTTTTTAATTGTCTATATTGTTATTGTAGTTCAATGCATAAAAGCTTCCTTTTTTCGAAAATGAAAGAAGCTTATATTGCTTGTTTTCTTGATCATATTTTACAGGATCAATTCCTGTGAAAGAAAAATAATGAAAAAAAGAAGTGGTCTCAAATTGAGACCTTTAATTTTGTTTTACTCAGGATTGCTTTATTGAGTATAGCTTGTTGACAAAGTTGAACCATCGACATTAAATGTGAACGTCAAGGTTCCCTTTTTGTACTTTACCTCGTCGGAATAAAAAGTCAATGTTCCCGATCCGTTGGTCAGGCTGGATTCGTCGTCATTAGTAGCTTCACTCCAGAATCCGGTTATCGTATTACCTGCCACGTCGGGTTCTATACTCACAACTGCCTTTGCAGAAACAAATGTGTTTCTACCTGCCGTTCTTGTTATGGGGTCCACACTAACAATAGATATTGATGTTTCCGTTGGCTCTGTAGCAGTAGTTACAGTGACTGTAGTGCTGGCGGTGTCCGTTGTAACATCATCGTCTGTTACTGTGAGAGTTACTATGTAATCTCCAGCTAAGCCATAGGCATGAGTTGGGTCTATCTCACTGCTGAAATTTCCATCTCCAAAGTCCCAGTCATAAGAAACGATCGTTCCATCCGGATCTGTTGATCCTGAACCAGAGAATTGTATCGGGGTTTCTACAACACCACTATATGGCCCACCTACAGAAGCAGTTGGAGCTATATTCTCAGGAGGTACGGTGTTCAGTGAGTCCAGTGCAGCCTTTGCATCAATAAGACCATAGCCATAGGCTGTGTCCCAGCCGCTTTTTCCAAGATCCATTGCAGTTGATTCAAGTGCAGTTCTAACTTCATCGTTGGAAGCACCCTGAGAGATCAATAAAGCTGCAACACCTGAAACATGTGGTGTTGCCATGGAAGTACCCTGGAAGAAGTAGTAACTAAATATCTGGGTGCTTGGGTCAAAAGTGTTCTGAAGTATGCCGTCTCCATATCCATCGTTGTTCAGGTCCTGTCCCGTATTACCACCAGGTGCTACCACATCAAGTCCCGGCCCATAATTCGAATATGGTGCTAAGTTTCCATCATAACCGGTTGCTCCGACTGCAATACATTTCTCGTAAGCAGCAGGGTAGCTAACGAAACGTGTTCCGTCATTACCTGCAGCAGCTACAATGGTAACACCATGTTCGTCTGCATATTCAAGTGCATTGTCTAAGGCCACACCAGGGTAATACCTAGGTGGGTAACCAAGGCTCATGCTTATAACATCTGCACCATTATCGGTTGCAAAGTATATTCCATCCACCAACTGAGCAAGGTTTCCACTTCCGTCAGCACCAAGCACTTTTACGGGCATGATGGAGCAATCATATGCAACTCCTGCTACCCCAATTCCATTGTTGGTGCTCTGTGCAATGGTTCCTGCAACGTGGGTCCCATGGGAGTGATCATCGCTTGGATCATTATCTCCATTGATGAAATCATATCCAGAAACAAAGTTTGTATCTGCAAGGTCCGGAGCATTTTGGGCAACTCCGGTATCAAGCACAGCTACGACAACACCATCTCCAGTGGTAATTTCCCATGCAGGTTCAACATTGATCCCATATGTACTGTATAAATTCCATTGGTATGAGTAAAAGGAATCATTTACAGAAAAAGCCGTCATGATAGCATTTGGGACCGCATATTCAACATTCGGATTTTTGGTGTACATCTCGACCATCTTTTCGGCGTTCCTGTTCTCAGGAATCTTCAGCACCTTGAAACCGGCATACTGGCTTGTGTATTTTACTTTAGCCCCGTTCATGGCATTTATATTTGCGATCTTTTCTTCTGAAAGGCCAGGGGTGAACTTGACAATTATTTCGCCAGGTACGTATAGGTCATTTTTTGGTATGTCTATAGTCAATTCGTCATAAATGTCATGTTGAGCATCAACCGATGGCGTGAACGCAGAGACTGGAATTACCATCCCTGTGATCAACAAGCAAACGGTCAATAGAGTAAGTTTCCAATTTTGTAAATCCATTGTACTACCTCTGATTGATTTTACCACAAATTATCCTGAATATTAATTATTAGTTTTAATATAATATACGTTTTGGGTTTTTCCTAAAAATAATTAGAACCTAATTCTTATGATGATAGCAATCAGCTCTGCATTTTTATTTTCCATGATATTTTTTCAAAGCACGGGCACTCAAATGTCCTTATGTTTGGTGACAGTTACTCCGTTCCTGTGATCGGATATATAGAATACCTACACGGATGGCTTTTTATATTCACTAATCCCATTATTATTTACACTAAAAAACGATCGTATTTTCAAGAGATCAAATTTTCTACCGGAGGGTTGTAGCATGCCATCATTATACATTGTATCCTGTCGTATGTTCGAAGATGAGCTCGTAAATATATTCGAAGGAGAGGACGAGAATACCCGTCTGATATTGGTCGAGAACGAAAATATTGAAGGAATTGAAAAGAAACTTGATGATGCTTCTCTTAACTACGAAAGAACATCGTTTGAGGATGTAGCTTCAAAGATCGGTCCCACTGATGAATTCGTGGTTGTCCTGCACCTTCTGGAGTTTGCACTGGATGCAGATCCTGACCTTCTCAAGGATAAGGTCTACATGACCATTGAGGAAAAGGGAGAATTATTTGATGGTATCCTCATCTTTTACGGCCTTTGTGGCAATGTGCTTGGAACGATCGAATCTGATTTTGCTCACCTTGGTGTCCCGGTCAGGATCCTTAAAGATGCTCAGGGAAACATCGTGGACGATTGTATATGTGCTGCATTTGGTGACAGAAATACCTATGTTGAAGCCATGTCCGGTGAAGAAAGAGGTACAGGCACATACTTCCTGACCCCCATGCAGGCTGCCAACTGGAGGGAAATGCTTGTTCTTGCAAAACTGACGCCT is from Methanococcoides sp. AM1 and encodes:
- a CDS encoding AzlC family ABC transporter permease yields the protein MSQQSESLFTSALKTTLPVFLGYIPLGMAFGFLLEGAGYHWIYAPLMSIFIYAGAGQFIAVALLAAGAGLTEFAITTLLINLRHSFYGLSLLEKFSGVGKVKAYLIFALTDETYALLTTTKAPDEESKGIFYFYITVLDHSYWIMGSVLGAVLGSVLDLRLEGMTFVLTALFVVLTIEQYHASRSRFPFMAAMGAGVISLMLFSPDNMLLFSILIGTLILMAHEKFVQDDRDIRKIPDKDKDKDMEENP
- a CDS encoding branched-chain amino acid transporter permease, with protein sequence MMEEPAHLLVVTAVVAVATFATRVLPFIFFNTRAPPGILSTIEKNLPPMILLLLVIYCLKDVQWLYAPYGVPEIFTIAAVMGLHLWKRNAMLSIFAGTGLYMLLVQLDVFSVIF
- a CDS encoding DUF5830 family protein, which codes for MKHPKTIQKGLDYIVAMDATELSPLETRELLRKTVTKRFEIIDQIMSAARKEGIITDKDGMCHFTYESHDLEFYKPKIIHSTEINNCRCCGKNMKESYYIKLRSGLLGPYGSKCVRKLYLDYLFE
- a CDS encoding calcium/sodium antiporter, producing MYELVILLIGLAGLMVGAELVIKAALTIAEHYKISHAFIGLTLLTLGTNLPELVISVTGSIQRSMGTETSGLIIGDSIGSCFGQIGITMGIVGMFGVLTLTKHELSRDGVMMLVSVALLFLTGLDGTLSRTDGLIFLAVYAIYFFLLYREEEVSQKFKSAPPLYFTRTILSISAGFTILIISSYAVLNNALYLADMWGISQSFIGIVLIGLGTSLPELALSWSSIRKKAVNLSVFNLIGSNIFDILFTLGVGSLISNFIVSEDLVRFDIPALFFVSLLVLLFFRRHMQLKKNEAFVLILLYVGYIGVKIYSL
- a CDS encoding S8 family serine peptidase, encoding MDLQNWKLTLLTVCLLITGMVIPVSAFTPSVDAQHDIYDELTIDIPKNDLYVPGEIIVKFTPGLSEEKIANINAMNGAKVKYTSQYAGFKVLKIPENRNAEKMVEMYTKNPNVEYAVPNAIMTAFSVNDSFYSYQWNLYSTYGINVEPAWEITTGDGVVVAVLDTGVAQNAPDLADTNFVSGYDFINGDNDPSDDHSHGTHVAGTIAQSTNNGIGVAGVAYDCSIMPVKVLGADGSGNLAQLVDGIYFATDNGADVISMSLGYPPRYYPGVALDNALEYADEHGVTIVAAAGNDGTRFVSYPAAYEKCIAVGATGYDGNLAPYSNYGPGLDVVAPGGNTGQDLNNDGYGDGILQNTFDPSTQIFSYYFFQGTSMATPHVSGVAALLISQGASNDEVRTALESTAMDLGKSGWDTAYGYGLIDAKAALDSLNTVPPENIAPTASVGGPYSGVVETPIQFSGSGSTDPDGTIVSYDWDFGDGNFSSEIDPTHAYGLAGDYIVTLTVTDDDVTTDTASTTVTVTTATEPTETSISIVSVDPITRTAGRNTFVSAKAVVSIEPDVAGNTITGFWSEATNDDESSLTNGSGTLTFYSDEVKYKKGTLTFTFNVDGSTLSTSYTQ
- a CDS encoding DUF1638 domain-containing protein; protein product: MPSLYIVSCRMFEDELVNIFEGEDENTRLILVENENIEGIEKKLDDASLNYERTSFEDVASKIGPTDEFVVVLHLLEFALDADPDLLKDKVYMTIEEKGELFDGILIFYGLCGNVLGTIESDFAHLGVPVRILKDAQGNIVDDCICAAFGDRNTYVEAMSGEERGTGTYFLTPMQAANWREMLVLAKLTPDPDNVEMTKMVFDYSGYKHVGKVDTGLCYEKKFDETVDEFATLFNFEKKLFEGSTKVADQCYHSIKKEIIG